In Nocardioides daphniae, the DNA window TGGCGAGGTCGGCCCTGGTCGACGGGGTCCCGGCCTTCCTCCACCTGGTCGGCGTGGCCTTCGTCGTCTACGTGCTCTCGTGGACCGGCTGGCTGCTCAACGCCGAGGAGTACGAGCAGCACCTGTCGAACACGCAGTACACGAGCTTCGGTGGCGGCAGCCAGTGGCCGAGCGCGCAGCAGCCCGACGCGGCCTGCGACGGGCTCGGTGACGCGCTGACCAGCCTCTGCGCGCCCGCCGAAACCGTGCAGTCGCTGCGTTCGCTGGCCAGCTATCACCGCGACGTGTGGAACTTCCACACCGAGTTCCTCAACGACTCGACCCACACCTACGCGTCGAAGCCGTCGGGCTGGCTGCTCATGGCCCGCCCCGTCGGCGTCGACGCCCAGCTCGACATCAAGCCCGACACCGAGGGCTGTGAGGCCGCGGCCGACTCCTCCTGCCTGCGCCAGGTTCTGCTGCTCGGCAACCCGGTGCTGTGGTGGGGCGGCTGCGTGGCGCTGCTGGCCTCGGTGGTGCTGTGGGTCGGCCGTCGCGACTGGCGCTTCGGCGTGCCGATCGTGGGTGTCGCGTCGACGTGGCTCCCGTGGCTGCGCTACGACGACCGCACGATCTTCGTCTTCTACGCGATCACGATCCTGCCGTTCGTGGTGCTCGCCCTGACGCTCTGCATCGGCGCGCTGCTCGGCCCGACGCTGCGCGCCTCACCCCGGCGTACGGTCGGGGTCGTCGCCTCGGGCGCCTTCGTCGCCGCGGTGGTGCTCGCCTTCGGGTGGTTCTGGCCGATCTGGACCGACCAGCTCATCACCCACGCAGAGTGGATGCGTCGGATGTGGCTGAAGTCGTGGATCTGACCGGGGCCGCCTGGCTCTGGACGAGGCCGCGCACGATCAGCCACTGCGCGACCAGGTAGGTCAGCATCACCCAGAAGCCGTGCGCCGGCAGCGCCAGGCCTGCGCCGCCGAGCCCGATCAGCGAGTCCGACAGCACGAAGAGCGCGGCGCCGGTCGCGGTGGCCGGCGAGATGCGGTGGGCCAGGAAGGCCATCGAGCCGAGCGCCAGGCCGTAGGTGCCGACGGCGAACAGGAACGGGTTGACGCCGCCCGTGGCGAGGAAGAAGCCGGCGAGCGCGAGCCACCACACGGCGTACGGCGCGAGCAGCGCGGGCCGTCCGGCCGTACGCGCGGGGTCGCCGGCCTTGACGAAGGTGACGGCGTAGGCGACCTGGGCGACGCCGAAGAGGCCGACGCCGGCCAGGAAGAGGTCGGGGCTGATCAGCGCCAGGTCGCCGAACCAGCTGAAGGTGACGCCGACCGCGGCCCACGGCCACCAGGCGGGGAGCGGCCTGCGGTCGACACCTCGGCCGCCCGAGGTGAGCCCCTCCCCCAGCACGAGCGCCAGGGCCGGCAGCAGCAGCGCCTTCGAGACCGGCGCGACGACGGACGCGCCCGGGACCCCGGCGGCGATGCCGAGCTGGGCGAGCAGGTGCACGCCGGTCACGGCCCAGAAGGGCACGGTGGTGCCCGGGCGCACCCCGCGCACCCGGGCCAGCTTCGAGACGGTGGCGCGCAGTCCTCGACGTGCTCTGGTTCGCATCCCCGCACCTTGCCCCAGTGCGGGCCGGATCGCGAGCGGAACGCGCCCGAAAAGTCGAGGAGGGGTCGCCTCAGCCGTCGAGGCTGGCGTAGAAGGGGCCGAGCAGCGTGGTCACGTGACCGGCGACCTCGGCCCGGTCGCGTCCCTCCTCGAGCATCCGCGAGGCCGTGTAGACGACCGCCTGGACCATCTCGGCCAACGCCTCGTCACCGCCCAGCGCGTCGAGCAGGGGGCGGACGATCTCGTCGTGCATCGCCTTGCCGGCGGTGGCCATCCGGTCACGGGCGTGGGTGGCGAGCCCGCGGACGACGGCGTGCTCACCCTCGTCGACGAGCGCCAGGTTGACCTCGACGTAGGCGGCGACCTTGGCGCCGGGGCCGGGGGCTGCGTCCATGGCGGCGTGGATCCGCTCGGACCAGCGCGGCAGGACGTCGGCGATCACGGCGTCGAGGAGCTCCTCGCGGGAGGAGAAGTACTGGTAGAGGCTGGTGCGGGCCAGCCCGGTCCGCCGCCCCACCTCGGCGAGGCTGGGGGCGGCGGACGAGTCGGCGAGCAGTGCCCGGGCAGCGTCGAGGAGGGCACGGCGCTGCTGGGCGCGGTGCTCCGCGAGGCTGTCGGCGTTGATCCGGGGCACTGCTCGCTCCTGCTCTCTCAGGACTGACGCGTGAGGCGTCCGTCGACCATCTCGTAGACGGAGTCGCAGTGTGTCAGGACGTCACGGTCGTGCGTCACCATGACGGTGGCGACACCCTGCTCCTTGGTCTCACGGGCCAGGACCTCGACGACCTCCTGCGAGCGCTGACGGTCCAGCGCGGCGGTCGGCTCGTCGACGAGCAGCACCTGCGGCCGCACCATCAGGGCCGGCACCAGGTTGGAGGACTGGAAGACGAAGCCGATGAGCTCGCGACGCAGGCGCGAGAGCTCCTTGGCCGAGCGGCCGACGAGCTGCTCGTCGCCGATCTGCACCTGGCCCGAGGTGGGGCTGCTCAGTCCGCCGGCCACGGCCAGCACCGACGACTTGCCGGAGCCCGACGGGCCGACGACCGCGACGAACTCGCCGGGGGCAAGCCCCCATCAGTCCGAACCGGGCCCGCGCGAAGCGGAGCTCGCGGAGTGCGAGGAACATGGTTCCACCTGACGGTTTGACGACACGACGTCGGCAAGTTTGCGGACGCCGTGTCGGGAAACCAACGCTGGGCACGTGGCCCGGCCTCACGGTGACGAGCGCCACCCAGGGGTATGGACACCGCTGCCCTCGCGGGCGAGGATGCCGGAGTCAGCGACACGCCGCTTCTCGAGGAGACACATGTCTAGGCGCACCCGCATCGGAGCCATGGCCGCCACCCTGGCCGCATCGGCTCTACTCGTCGGCACTCTCGGTCAGGCCTCCACCGCCTCACCGGGTCGGCACAAGCACCACAAGCCCCGGACCGTCCCGGTCCAGGTCCTGTCGTTCAACGACTACCACGGCCAACTCGAGGCACCGGCCGGGACGAGCGCCACGCTCGGCGCCGCGGAGGACCCGACCAACACCGTCGTCGGTGGCGGTGAATACCTCGCCACCCACCTCGAGCGGCTGCGCAAGGGCGTACGCCACTCCACGACCGTGGCGGCCGGCGACCTGATCGGCGGCACCCCCTTCCTCTCCGGGCTCTTCCACGACGAGCCGTCGGTGGAGTCGCTCAACGCGATGGATCTCGACATCTCCTCGGTCGGCAACCACGAGTTCGACGAGGGCGTCACCGAGCTGCTGCGCATGCAGAAGGGCGGCTGCCACCCGGTCGACGGGTGCTACACCGACCAGCCCTACCGCGGTGCCGACTACCAGTGGCTCGCCGCCAACGTGAAGTACAAGGAGGGCACCCGCAAGGCCGGGCGCACCGTGCTCCCGCCCTACGAGATCAAGCGCTACCAGGGCATCAAGGTCGCCTACATCGGCATGACGCTCGAGGGCACGCCCGAGATCGTCGCCCAGGCAGGGATCAAGGACGTCGAGTTCCTCGACGAGGCCCGCACCGCCAACACGCTGGTGCGCCAGCTCAAGCGCAAGGGCGTCGAGGCATTCGTGGTGCTGCTGCACGAGGGCGGCTTCGCCCCCGGCGGCTACGACGAGTGCGGCGGCCTCTCCGACCCGATCAAGACGATCAACGACAACCTCGACCCCGAGGTCGACCTGCTCGTCACCGGTCACACCCACTCCCCGTACGTCTGCCCGCTGCCCGACGCCCGGGGCCGCACCCGCTACGTCACGAGCGCCTCGTCGCAGGGGCGCGTCGTCAACGAGACGTGGCTGCAGCTCGACCGGCGTACGCGTGACGTCGTGCGCTCGAAGGTCACCTCCACCAACCACCTGGTGACCCGCGACGTGACGCCGGACGCGACGCAGAGCGCCATCATCGCCAAGTGGAACGCGCTCTCCGCGCCGATCGCCAACCGGGTCGTGGGCACCATCGCCACCGACATCACCCGCGCGGCCGACCGGCAGACGGAGTCGTCGCTGAGCAACCTCATCGCCGACGCCCAGCTGGCCGCCACCTCGGCCCCGGCCGACGGTGGTGCCGTGGCCGCCTTCATGAACCCCGGCGGCGTACGCGGCGACCTGACGTACGCACAGATCAGCGGCGGCGAGGCGCCGGGCGAGGTGACCTACGGGGAGGCGTTCACGGTGCAACCGTTCGGCAACCTGGTGGTGACGCTCGACCTGACGGGCGACGCGATCGAGCGGCTGCTCGAGCAGCAGTTCACCGCCGACGCCGTACGCCTGCACCTCGGCGTCTCCGAGGGCTTCAGCTACACCTACGACCTGTCCCGGCCCGCCGGCGACAAGGTCGACCCGGCGACGATCACCATCAACGGCGCGCCGCTCGACCTGGGTGCGACCTACCGCATCACCACCAACAACTTCCTCGCCGACGGCGGGGACGGGTTCAGCGTCCTCACCGAGGGCACGAACCGCGCCGGTGGTGGCGACGACCTGGCCGCGCTGATCGACTACATGGGCGCCAACCCGGGCCTGCAGCCCGCTCCCACGGACCGCGTGACCGAGCTGCCCTGACCCTGCGCCCGACCCCCGTCCGGGGACTCGTCGACCTCGACCGGACCGCCCGCGTGGCGGTCCGGTCGAGGTGCTTCTGCAGAGTGGCGCCAGTGTGTGGACTGACGTGAGAGAATGAAGGTGCCGTTCTGCTCGTCACGAGCGGCCGCACGCAGATCCGCATCAAACGAAGAGTGTGAGCATGGAGTTCTCCCAGGGCCAGACGGTCATCCACCCCCACCACGGTCCCGCGACCGTGGCCAAGGTGTTCAGCCGTACCTTCAAGGGGCAGGAGCGCCAGTACCTGGAGCTGCAGGTCCACAGCAGCGACCTGTCGATCAACCTGCCCATCGACCAGGCCGACGAGGTCGGCGTCCGGGCCGTCTTCGCCCAGGACGAGACCAACGACCTCCTCGACGTCCTGCGCGCCCCCACCGGCGCCCAGGAGCAGAACTGGTCGCGTCGCATGAAGGCCAACTCCGAGCGCCTCAAGCTCGGTGACCTTCCCACCACGGCCGGCGTCGTCCGCGACCTCATCCGTCGTCAGGAGGAGCACGGCCTCTCCCCCAACGAGCGGGAGATGCTGAAGACCTCGAGCCGCCTCGTGCTGGCCGAGCTCGCGCTGTCCCTCTCGATCGACGAGGACGCCGCCGAGGAGCTGCTCCGGCAGACGGTGCTCGGCGAGGTCGCCGCGCAGCCCGCCGAGGCCTGACGCACCACGCATCTGGCTCTCCAGCCACCTGTCGTGACCGCCACTGGTCACTTGATGGGCATCCAGGACACCGGAACGCCCATCAAGTGACCAGTGTGCATTTCGGGGGCCGCGCTCAGTCGGCCAGACGGGCCTCGGTCCAGGCCAGCAGGTCGGGGAGCATCGGCGATTCCTCCTGCACCAGGCTCAGGTGGTCCAGGCCCGGGTAGACCACGAGGTCGACCTCGCGGCCTCCCGCTCGCACACCCGCCACGTAGTCGCGCTGCAACCGAGGGGTGATCAGGGTGTCGGCGGCACCCTGGGCGACCCACAGCGGCGACCTGCCGGGCGCGTCCGGCTCGTTCTCCTCCAGCCGCCGGCCCAGGGGGCCCGCGGCCGCGTCGCGGCGCAGCACGTCCTCGTCGCGCATCGACAGCGCGGTCAGCACCGAGGCCAGCACCCCGGGCTCGGAGAGGCAGCGGCTCGCCATCCGGCGCACCAGCGGCACGGCAGCCGGACGGACGACGTCGCGCAGGCGTACGTCGTCGTAGGCGCTGGCGTAGCCCTGCACCACGAACGCGGCGAAGACCGACCCGCCCGTGACGTCGGCCAGCACATGGTGACCGGCAGGCCGGTGCGCTCGCGGATCCGGCGCTCGAAGGCTGAGTTGCCCTCGGTGCCGCCCAGAAGGTCTCGGCCGACATGCCCATCACCATGCGCTCGGGCTCGGCCGTCAGCACGTCCCGCACGGCGTCGTCGATCGAGCCGCGGATCTGGGTGAGCAGGGCCTCGAAGCCGGCGTCGCCGTCGATGGTGGGGTCGGGGATGAACATCGAGCCGGCCCGGAAGGCGACATCCTCGACGCCGGCCTTCCAGTAGTCGTGCTCGACGACGGTGTTGGTGGGGGGACGATCACCCCGAACACCGCGCGCGGTCCGACGGCGTTGGTCACGCCTGGCCCTGCGGGAAGTAGAGGTCGACCGCACGGTGGGCCCGTTCGCGGCTGGCGGGCCGGTCGAGCAGCAGCGCGTCGACGAGGAGCGGCGCGACGATGGCGTTGACGGCGTCGTCGGCGACCTCCCCGGTGACGCCGTCGGAGGTGAGCACGGTGCGGAACGGCGCGACCAGGTCGTCGACGTAGCGCTGGCGCAGCGGGATCGCGGCGGGGTCGCTGGCGGCCATGGTGACCAGGGCCTGGAGGAAGGCCGCCACCGGACGGTCACGCAGGCGGTCGCAGAGCAGGTCGACCTCGGCGTGGAGGTCGGCCACGGGGTCGCCCGTGAGCGTCCGCTGCACCGGCGGCGCGACCTCGATGAGGGCGGCGAGCACGTCGGTGGGCGTCGCCCAGTGCCGATAGATCGTGGAGCGGGAGACGCCGGTGGCCTGGTGCAGGCGCAGCGGGGTCAGCGCGGCCCCACCCTCCGAGAGCAGCAGCTCGAGCGCCGCCGTGAGGACGGTGGTGACGGTGTCAGTTGCGGGCCCCGCGGGCCGTCCGATCTTGCTCACAAGAGTTGACGCTACATCGTGCACCGTGGCGTGTAGGACCTCTTGGGCGAGCCGGCATCGAATCGACCGAACCCGGGTAAGAGGTCACGGTGTGCGCACGCCCGGCACGCACCCCACAGCACCCGTTCCCCAGGAGGTCGCATGTCGAAGGTCATCATCATCGGCGGTCACGGCAAGGTCGCGCTGCGCCTGGCCCCGCAGCTGGTGGAGCGCGGTGACGAGGTCACCAGCGTCTTCCGCAACCCCGACCACGAGGACGAGGTGGCCCGGACGGGCGCGCGGGCGGTCGTCGGCGACGTCGAGACCATGAGCACCGAGGCGCTGACCGAGCTGGTCCGCGACCATGACGCCGTCGTCTGGTCGGCCGGAGCCGGGGGCGGTGACCCGGAGCGTACGTACGCAGTCGACGGGACGCCGCCGTGCGCTCGATGGAGGCAGCCAAGGCCGCCGGCATCCGGCGCTACGTGATGGTCTCGTTCCTGGGGGCGGCGAAGGAGAACCTGCCGCCCGAGGACGACTCCTTCTTCGCGTACGCCGACGCCAAGGTGGCCGCCGACGAGCACCTGCGGACCTCGGGGTTGACGT includes these proteins:
- a CDS encoding lysoplasmalogenase produces the protein MRTRARRGLRATVSKLARVRGVRPGTTVPFWAVTGVHLLAQLGIAAGVPGASVVAPVSKALLLPALALVLGEGLTSGGRGVDRRPLPAWWPWAAVGVTFSWFGDLALISPDLFLAGVGLFGVAQVAYAVTFVKAGDPARTAGRPALLAPYAVWWLALAGFFLATGGVNPFLFAVGTYGLALGSMAFLAHRISPATATGAALFVLSDSLIGLGGAGLALPAHGFWVMLTYLVAQWLIVRGLVQSQAAPVRSTTSATSDASTLRG
- a CDS encoding TetR/AcrR family transcriptional regulator, translating into MPRINADSLAEHRAQQRRALLDAARALLADSSAAPSLAEVGRRTGLARTSLYQYFSSREELLDAVIADVLPRWSERIHAAMDAAPGPGAKVAAYVEVNLALVDEGEHAVVRGLATHARDRMATAGKAMHDEIVRPLLDALGGDEALAEMVQAVVYTASRMLEEGRDRAEVAGHVTTLLGPFYASLDG
- a CDS encoding TetR/AcrR family transcriptional regulator — protein: MSKIGRPAGPATDTVTTVLTAALELLLSEGGAALTPLRLHQATGVSRSTIYRHWATPTDVLAALIEVAPPVQRTLTGDPVADLHAEVDLLCDRLRDRPVAAFLQALVTMAASDPAAIPLRQRYVDDLVAPFRTVLTSDGVTGEVADDAVNAIVAPLLVDALLLDRPASRERAHRAVDLYFPQGQA
- a CDS encoding dolichyl-phosphate-mannose--protein mannosyltransferase, which codes for MTPEARFPTRARPRSEARTPTPRGIAPAHAPERRGLEQPVYAWGGAALLALFAFVLRVFRIGEPSSFAFDETYYAKHGWSLVHHGYARSYVEGADAKILTGQTDGIWLDTPEMIVHPEVGKWLFGLGELVFGMDPTGWRMASAIIGSLMVLVMCRFATRVTGSVFLGLLAGLLLSLDGLHLVLSRLALLDIVLAFFMLLGVHCVVADRQWFRARVARAADGPVSEWGPVWLFRPWLLAAGLWFGLAVGTKWSALYPLAAFGVWLWVSNALARRSLRVRWAVARSALVDGVPAFLHLVGVAFVVYVLSWTGWLLNAEEYEQHLSNTQYTSFGGGSQWPSAQQPDAACDGLGDALTSLCAPAETVQSLRSLASYHRDVWNFHTEFLNDSTHTYASKPSGWLLMARPVGVDAQLDIKPDTEGCEAAADSSCLRQVLLLGNPVLWWGGCVALLASVVLWVGRRDWRFGVPIVGVASTWLPWLRYDDRTIFVFYAITILPFVVLALTLCIGALLGPTLRASPRRTVGVVASGAFVAAVVLAFGWFWPIWTDQLITHAEWMRRMWLKSWI
- a CDS encoding bifunctional metallophosphatase/5'-nucleotidase, which codes for MSRRTRIGAMAATLAASALLVGTLGQASTASPGRHKHHKPRTVPVQVLSFNDYHGQLEAPAGTSATLGAAEDPTNTVVGGGEYLATHLERLRKGVRHSTTVAAGDLIGGTPFLSGLFHDEPSVESLNAMDLDISSVGNHEFDEGVTELLRMQKGGCHPVDGCYTDQPYRGADYQWLAANVKYKEGTRKAGRTVLPPYEIKRYQGIKVAYIGMTLEGTPEIVAQAGIKDVEFLDEARTANTLVRQLKRKGVEAFVVLLHEGGFAPGGYDECGGLSDPIKTINDNLDPEVDLLVTGHTHSPYVCPLPDARGRTRYVTSASSQGRVVNETWLQLDRRTRDVVRSKVTSTNHLVTRDVTPDATQSAIIAKWNALSAPIANRVVGTIATDITRAADRQTESSLSNLIADAQLAATSAPADGGAVAAFMNPGGVRGDLTYAQISGGEAPGEVTYGEAFTVQPFGNLVVTLDLTGDAIERLLEQQFTADAVRLHLGVSEGFSYTYDLSRPAGDKVDPATITINGAPLDLGATYRITTNNFLADGGDGFSVLTEGTNRAGGGDDLAALIDYMGANPGLQPAPTDRVTELP
- a CDS encoding NAD(P)-dependent oxidoreductase, whose protein sequence is MSKVIIIGGHGKVALRLAPQLVERGDEVTSVFRNPDHEDEVARTGARAVVGDVETMSTEALTELVRDHDAVVWSAGAGGGDPERTYAVDGTPPCARWRQPRPPASGAT
- a CDS encoding CarD family transcriptional regulator, giving the protein MEFSQGQTVIHPHHGPATVAKVFSRTFKGQERQYLELQVHSSDLSINLPIDQADEVGVRAVFAQDETNDLLDVLRAPTGAQEQNWSRRMKANSERLKLGDLPTTAGVVRDLIRRQEEHGLSPNEREMLKTSSRLVLAELALSLSIDEDAAEELLRQTVLGEVAAQPAEA